The DNA sequence TGGGTTTGAGTAGCGGTTTTCTGGGGAGTAGCGGATTGAGGTAATGGTCGAGGGCGCGCTCGGCGGCTTCGTGGAATTTCTTGGAATCGAGGGTTTCGTAGGGCGAGGTGGGGTCGGTTTCGGGCGGGTTTGGCGTGGGTTTGATCATGGTGAAGCTCCTTGAGAAATGGGGCCGTCATCCATCGCTGCTAAACGAATTAGGTGGCGGCTGAACGCGGGTTAGCAGACCAGGCTCAAGGATCCCGGCGCACCGAAGTGCCCCACGTCACAGCCGCCATAACAAAACTTTGGCGACACCAACGTGCCTTGAGGTTAACCGGGCTGCTAAACCCGATCGCTGTTATTCAGCGACCGCCAAACAATAGAACCCGCCCCCAAGGCGCACAAGCCGGCGGATTCTGGCGGATGCGTAGGCAAAGGCGCAAGGTTGCGTGGCTTTGCGGACATATCCTTCAACACACTTCAACATGGATTTTGAAACAACAAAACCCGCCATCCCCGTTGAACGGGAGGGCGGGTTTTCAGGACGGAGACTGGAGAATAAATACGTCCCCATTTCCTCCATTTCCTATTTCCTACGTCTCTGTTTTCAATTATTTCGCAGGAATAACCGAGACCGTACTACTGGCTGCATTACTGACATAGAGGAGGGTGCCATCCGGAAGGACGGTGATTGCACCTGGACCTTGCCCGACGCTGTCGGTCTTGATAACCGCCTGACTCTGCGTATCAATCACCGCGACTAAATTGTCAAGATAAAGGCATACGTAGGCACGGGAGCCGTCCGGGTGAAAGGCAAGTTTTGAAGGATGTTGCCCGACGCTGATAGCTTTGATAACAGTATGACTCTGGGTCTCAATCACCGAGACTGTACCGCTTTCTTTATCAGTCACGAAGACATGAGAGCCGCTTGGATTGGCGGCGATTTCGAAAGGCCATTGTCCAGCGTTGACAGTCTTGATAACCGTTTGACTTCGGGTATCGATCACCGAGACTGTACGGAATCCTGCTTGAGTCACGTAGAGGTATGAGCCGTTCGGATTGATGGCGATCCTGAGTGAGCCTGGCAGGTTGTCGATAGTCTTGATAACCGTCAGGTTCTGGGTATCAATCACTGTGACTGAGCGGTAAGTGGCACTACACACGTAGACACGAGTGCCGTTCGGATGGATAGCGATCCCATTTGGCGTGACTCCGACTTTGATGGTTGCGGTAACCGTTTGACTTTGAGTATTGATCACCCAGACTGTACTGGCTAAGGCGCCGTACACATAGAGAAAGAGGCCGTTCGGGTGGATGGTGATGCCTGATGGGTCTTGCGCCAAGCGGATGGTATTGATAACCGTCTGATTACCGGCATCAATCACCGAAACTGAACTGCCTTTGGTATTACACACGTAGACATGGGAGCCGTTCGGGTGGGCTACGCTACCTACTGGCTCTTTCCCGACTGGAATGGTCGCTGACAGGCCGATGCGTAGCGTTCTTGGCGGAGCCGATACCGGCCCCGAATCATAGTTGCCTTCAACCGCATAACTATGAAGCCCTGGTGTTTGAGTGCCCGTGTTATAGGTCCAGTTTCGACTTCCATCCACGGCGATCAGTCCCTGCTGTCGGACTCCGTCGATACGTAGATAACAGGTCGCATTCGCCCTGGCTTTGCCGCTCATCGCAAACAACGTTTCGGAAGTGCTGGAGCCCTCAGGAATCTCCTTCCCGCTGATCAAGCCTTTGATCATCTCAATCGTCAGCGTCTCGGCTGCGCCCACTGTCAGTACCCATTGGTGAAAGGGCGTCGAACTGGAGTTTGCACGCAAGCCAAAGGTGTGCGCCCCGTCCAGCATATTCTGCACTCGATGAAGGTATCGACCGCTTGTGTTGAACACGCTACCAGGCGGCGTCAAAACCTTGATGACGCCGTTATGGGTGTCGGTAATTTCCAACGGATCTCCGGGTGGACCGTCAGCCCCCATCTCGATGTCTTTGGATTGCGTAATGTCAGGGTTCTTTAGTGGGGTCCCGCCGGGAAACGTGCTGAAAAAAGAAAAAAACGGATTCTGGGTGCTCATGGCAAAGGTTCCTTTGTGGGCCCAGCCGGTTCCGTCGGAAGGCTGCAGGCATGCACCATGGAACGCCATCAAAAGAATGCTGCGCACCTGTCAACTCTGACAGTCACGACAAGCGGTCAAGACTTGCGCAAAGTCTTCTGCCGCAGGATATAAACCGTCACCAACACCGCACTGGTCAACATGAACCCTCGCGCCCAAGGCAGCGGCACCAGGTAGCACGAGAACAGAATGCTCGCCCACATCAGCCCGATCGCGTAGACCTTGCCTTTAAGCGGTATGCCGTTGCCATCGAGGTAGTCGCGAATCCATGGCCCGAGTCGGGGATGCTCGACCAGCCATTGGTAGAAACGCGGAGAGCTGCGGGCGAAGCAGGCGGCTGCCAGCAGAATGCGGGGAAAATAAATATGTTTCCATTTCCCTGCATTTGCGGACACAACCTTCAACACACTTCTACAGGGGGGTTCGATGGCGCTGAAACGACAAAACCCGCCGTCCCGATCAAACGGGACGGCGGGTTGTGTTTTTGCGCGTCGATCGCCCCCACCTCGAAACACTTGATCGTTCCCACGTCGAACCGTCCGCGTGGGAATGCCTCAATGGACGCTCTGCGTCCGCTCTTTGGGACGCGGAGCGTCCCGGGCTGCATTCCCACGCAGAGCGTGGGAACGATCAGACGGCGGGTTTTTCTTTGCTCAGGCTACAGCGGGCGCCTCAGCCTTCACTTCCAGATTATCCAGCACTCGATTCACCGCCAGCTCACCCAGCATGATCAGTTGCGCAATCCCCAACAGCACATGCCGATGCGAGCCATCCACCAGCCCGGCGAAGTCATTGGCCATGGTCTTGGCCGAAGTCAGGGTTTCGCAGGCGTCGGCCAGCAGTTCTTCGCTGTCGATGCCGGGGGCGATGAGGTATCGGGTGCCGGGTTTGAGCAGTGGTTTTCGGGGAAGGAGGGGATTGAGGTAGTGATCGAGGGCGCGCTCGGCGGCTTCGTGGAATTTCTTGGAGTCGAGGGTTTCGTAGGGCGAGGTGGGGTCGGTTTCGGGCGGGTTTGGCGTGGGTTTGATCATGACGAATCTCCGTGATGGGATTTGGCCGCCACGACTCATCGCTAAACAAGTAAAGGTGGCGGCTGTACGCAGGTTAGCGATCCGGGTCACAGAAACCCCGGGTAGACCCGAAGGTCTCCCACGCACAGCCACCATTACGCCAAGTGCAGAGAAGAGACTGCAATCGGGATTGGGTGTTGTTGCGTCTGTAGTGGGCCGGATCGCTAAACCCGATCGCTGCTTTTCAGCGACCGCCAAACAATAGAACCCGCCCCCAAGGCGCACAAGCCGGCGGATTCTGGCGGATGCGTAGGCAAAGGCGCAAGGTTGCGTGGCTTTGCGGACATATCCTTCAACACACTTCAACATGGATTTTGAAACAACAAAACCCGCCATCCCCGTTGAACGGGAGGGCGGGTTTTCAGGACGGAGACTGGAGAATAAATACGTCCCCATTTCCTCCATTTCCTATTTCCTACGTCTCCGTTTTCAATTATTTCGCAGCAATAACCGAGACTGTACTACTGGGTGCATTAGTGACATAGAGGAGGGTGCCATCCGGAAGGACGGTAATTCCGCCTGGAGATTGCCCGGCGCTGACAGTATTGATGACCGCGTGACTCTGCGTATCAATCACCGCAACTAGATTGTCAGTGTGAAGGCTTACGTAGGCACGGGAGCCGTCCGGGTGAAAGGCGACCGACTCAGGATTTCGCCCGACGCCGAAAACCGTGATAACCGTCAAGCTTCGGGTATCAATCATCAAGACTGTACCGCCATCGTAATCAGTCACGTAGGCAACGGTGCCGCCTGGACGGACGGCGATACTCCGAGGTTTTTGCCCGGCGCTGATAGTCTTGATAACCGTTTCACTTCGGGTGTCTATCACCGAGACTGAACTGTATCCCAGCCGAGTCACGTAGACATGGGAGCCGTCCGGGTGGATGGCGACTCTGTATGAGGCTGGCAGGTTCTCGATGGTCTTGATAACCCTCATATTCTGGGTATCAATCACCGCGACTGCGCCGCTATAGTATTGACATGCGTAGATACGAGAGCCGCTCGGATGGACGACGATCCCAGTTAAATAGCCTCCGATTTTGACGGTCGTGATGACTGTCAGACTTCGGGTATCAATCACCGAGACTGCAGCTGTGGAATAACTGCATACGTAGACAACGAGGCCGTTCGGATGGACGGCGATGCCTGATGGCTCTTGCTCAACGCTGATGGTCTTGATAACCGTCTGACTTGCGGTATCAATTACCGAAACTGAACTGCCTTTGTAATTACACACATAGACACGGGAGCCGTCCGGGGTAGCTAAGACGTTTGACGGACTATCCCCGACTGGAATGGTCGCTGACAGGCCGATGCGTAGCGTTCTTGGCGGAGCCGATACCGGCCCCGAATCATAGTTGCCTTCAACTGCATAACTATGAAGCCCTGGTGTTTGAGTGCCCGTGTTATAGGTCCAGTTGCGACTTCCATCCACGGCGATCAGTCCCTGCTGTCGGACTCCGTCGATACGTAGATAACAGGTGGCATTCGCCCTGGCTTTCCCGCTCATCGCAAACAATCTTTCGGATGTGGTGCCGCCGTCAGGGATTTCCACATTGCTTGGTAAACCCACGAGCGAAGTGATGGTTGGAATATCCGGCTCTGCCTCACCGAACATTTCTCTCAGTACTTTCGAAAACATCAGCCGTTCGCCACTGCCGGATTTGTACACGCTGTAGTTGATGAGCGTCAGTACGCCCTTGTTGGCGGCAAGCCAGTCTCCCGACAGCGTAAAAGTCGGAATTGTCCCGGTCTGGACTTTGCGTTCATCGCTTTCCCACACGGTTTTACCCACGGCACGAATACGTACGGTGTAGCCAGTGATCATGCCCACGTAACTGACGCTGAGGGTTTTTTTGTCGCTCGCCAGTGTGGGGGCCCGGAGGTCGAACGGATAGGGGGCTATGTGCAATAACTGGGTGCGGGAATAAATCAGCGCTGTCCCTGGAGTCTCGCGCACGGTGTAGTAGACACTCACGGTATGGCCAATGGCATCTACGACTTCCACGCGAGGCACGGGCACATTGATCACACCGGGAGTGCCCACTGTCACGACGGCCGAATGATAGGTGTGTCGAGGGTTATCAAAAGTGATGCGAACGGTATGCCCCCTCGCCATGCCCGTGTAATGGGGAACCTGAACGATGAGTTCGTTATCACTGTACATATCATTGAAGTTGAGGTGATCGCCGGCCCCTGTGGCTTTCGGTATTTTAGGGGCAAACGGCTCCGGCAATGCATTGGGAGCATTGGTGGGTCCTGTTGATTTGACTGACATGATGCACCGCCTCTTTTTTTGAAAATGAACAAGAGGGGTGAGCTAACACCCGCATCAAAACAGGTGCTACTGTCAGAAATTACAGGTGGGCGGGGCTATCAGACCAACGGTCAGAATTGCAAACCACGACGTCGGAGATCAAAAAAATCACGTTCAGAAAGAAAGGCGGATCAGTCTACGGCTGCTCACGATTTTCGTAGTGTCTTCTGCCGCAAGATATAAACCGTCACCAGCACCGCACTCGTCAACATGAACCCTCGCGCCCAAGGCAGCGGCACCAGGTAGCACGAGAACAGAATGCTCGCCCACATCAGCCCGATCGCGTAGACCTTGCCTTTAAGCGGTATGCCGTTGCCATCGAGGTAATCGCGAATCCATGGCCCGAGCCGGGGATGCTCGACCAGCCATTGGTAGAAACGCGGAGAGCTGCGGGCGAAGCAGGCGGCTGCCAGCAGTAGGAAGGGAGTGGTGGGGAGAACAGGCAGGAATATCCCGATCACCCCCAATGCCACGCTCAGCCAGCCGATGGCCAGCAGGATGTAGCGCAGCATCAGGGGGCGGTTGCCTATGGGGTTGTCCATAGGCCGGATCTTAGTGGTGACGTGGCTTGAGGATCGCCGGCTTTTCGTCGGGTGCCTGGCACAGCAGGTACAGCGCGGTCAGGGCTTCCGGGATCTGCACGATCATGTCGTCCATCAGGTTGGCGTCCCTGGCGATGTCTTCGAACTCGGGCTGTTCGTCGAACAGGCCCGAACCGACCATGATCGGCAGGAGCATTTCGCTGACTTCTTCTTCGGCCGTTTCGAACCAGGCCGCCTCGCGCAGGAACACGCCCTCCATGAAACCGATGCACCAGCCGCGCAGTTCGGAGTCGTCCGGGTCGTCGCCCAGGTCCAGCTCGCAGGGCAGCTCGAATTCTTCATCCGACGCCAGTTGGCGAGCAATGTGGGCCTTGAGGCCGATCAGCGTGGCTTCGATCTCTTCACGTTGGGCTTCGCTGCTGTAATGCGGCTCTTCGGCGAACAGGGCGTCGATCCACTCACGATCCGGCACCACGTCGGCGCAGATCGACAGCGCAGTCAGGTAACCGTGAGCGGCCACGTAGTCCAGCGCCTCTTCATGCAGCTCGTCGGCGTCGAGGAAGACTTGCAGGCGGGTTAGTTGCTCGGCGAAGGACATTAAAGGGCTACCTTGGGGGAATAAACAATGCGGGAATTCTAGGCCTTCTTGAGCCCTCAAGCCAGCCGCACGGCAGATTTGCCCGTACAAGCTTCTTATCGGCGGTGCCCTTTGCCGGGGAGGGCTCGGGTATACTGCCGCGCTTTGCGATCCCTGCCGGTGTCGCGGCTGTTTTTGTACGGCGCGATGCAATGCGCGCTTACGTTTTGTTTAAAGCAGCTTCGGCTGTCTTGAACCAGCCTGTGCAGGGATGTTTCGGTGGATTTTTGGAGTTTTTATGCTCGAACAGGCTCAGCGCGTCCTCAAGGACATCTTCGGCTACGACAGTTTCCGTGGCCGTCAGGGTGCAATCATTGAGCGCGTGGCCAGTGGCGGTGATGCCCTTGTCCTGATGCCGACCGGCGGCGGCAAGTCGCTGTGCTTCCAGGTGCCGGCGCTGCTGCGCGACGGCCTGGCGGTGGTGGTGTCGCCGCTGATCGCGCTGATGGACGATCAGGTCGCCACCCTCGAAGAGCTGGGCGTGGCCGCTGCCGCGTTGAACTCCACCCTGAGCGCCGAGCAACAGCGCGACCTCGCCAACCGGATCAAGCGCGGCGAAGTGAAAATGCTCTATCTGGCGCCGGAGCGTCTGGTGCAGCCGCGCATGCTGTCGTTCCTGCAAGGCTTGAACATTGCGCTGTTCGCCATCGACGAAGCGCACTGCGTATCGCAGTGGGGTCACGACTTCCGCCCGGAATACCTGCAACTGGGCCAGTTGGCGGAAATGTTCCCGGACGTGCCGCGCATTGCCCTGACCGCCACCGCCGACAAGCGCACCCGCGAAGAAATCGTCACCCGCCTGCACCTGCAGAACGCCGAACGTTTCCTGTCGAGCTTCGACCGGCCGAACATCTTCTACCGCATCGTGCCCAAGGAGCAGCCGCGCAAGCAGTTGCTGGCGTTCCTCGCCGAGCGGCGCAGCGATGCCGGTATCGTCTACTGCCTGTCGCGCAAGAAAGTCGAAGAGGTTGCCGCGTTTCTTACCGAGCAGGGCTTCCCGGCGCTGCCGTATCACGCCGGTCTGCCCAATGATCTGCGCGCCTATCACCAGAAGCGCTTCCTCAATGAGGAAGGCCTGATCATGGTTGCCACCGTGGCGTTCGGCATGGGCATCGACAAACCCAACGTGCGCTTCGTCGCTCACCTCGACCTGCCGAAATCCCTTGAAGCCTATTACCAGGAAACCGGGCGTGGTGGCCGTGACGGTCTGCCGGCGGACGCGTGGATGGCCTACGGTCTGCAAGACGTGGTGATGCTCAAGCAGATGCTGCAGAACTCCGAAGGCGACGAGCGCCACAAGCGTCTGGAGCAGCACAAGCTCGACGCGATGCTTTCGCTCTGCGAAGAAACCCGCTGCCGCCGTCAGGCGCTGCTGGCGTATTTCGACGAAGACATGCCCGAGCCGTGCGGCCACTGCGACAACTGCACCGACGGCGTGCAGACCTGGGACGCCACCGAGCCTGCGCGTCAGGCGTTGTCGGCGATCTATCGCACCGGCCAGCGTTATGGCGTCGGCCATCTGGTGGACGTGCTGCTGGGCAAGGACAACGAAAAGGTCCGCAGCTTCGGCCATCAGCACCTGTCGGTGTACGGCGTCGGCAAGGCGCTGAGCGAGAGCGAGTGGCGCTCGCTGTTCCGTCAGTTGGTTGCCCGTGGTCTGGCGGATGTCGACCATGAAGGCTACGGCGGGCTGCGCCTGAGCGATACCTGCCGGCCGCTGCTCAAGGGTGAAGTGAGTCTGGAGCTGCGCCGCGACCTGAAGCCGCAAGTCACCGCCAAGAGTGGCAGCAAGAGCCCGGCCAGCCAGCTGGTGCGCGGCGAAGAACGCGAACAGTGGGAAGCGTTGCGCGCCCTGCGACGCAAACTGGCGGAAGAACACGGCGTGCCGCCGTATGTCATTTTCCCCGATTCAACCTTGCTGGAAATGCTCCGCAGCCAGCCGACCTCGCTGGCGGACATGGCCCGGGTCAGCGGCGTCGGCGCACGCAAGCTGGAGCGTTATGGCGAGGCCTTCCTCGAAGTGCTCGGCGGCGAGGCCGAAGCGCCGAAAGTGGTGGCCGATGTGCGCCACGAATTGATTACCCTGGCCCGCGCCGGCATGACGCCGTTGCAGATCTCCGGCCAGTTGCAGTGCTCGGAAAAGAACGTCTACACCATGCTCGCCGAAGCGATCGGCAAGCAGCAGCTGTCGCTGGAACAGGCGCTGGATTTGCCGGAAGACCTGATGGGCGAAGTCCAGGACGCTTTCCTCGACGGCGAAGGCGAGTTGCCGTCGGTCGCCGAAGTGGCCGAGCTGTTTGCCGGTCGTGTACCGGAAGGCGTGCTGTATTGCGTCAGGGCTGCGCTGCAATCTGAATTCGAAATGTGAGAGGGCGTTTACGCCAACCGTCATACCGATGTAACGATTCAGTACAGGGCGCCTCTTGCCTATAGGCAGATGTCATGCTTAGCTGACTAATAATTAGTTTTTCTCTATTTGTTCAGTCTAATCATGAGTGTTTTATGCCGTTAACCGATCAACACCGTTTTGGCATGCAATTGGCCCAGATGTCCCGTGGCTGGCGTGCCGAACTGGATCGCCGGCTGGCCGGCCTGGGCTTGTCCCAGGCACGCTGGCTGGTGCTGCTGCATCTGGCGCGTTTCGAAGAGGCGCCGACCCAGCGGGAGCTGGCGCAGAGCGTCGGCGTCGAAGGGCCGACTCTGGCCCGTCTGCTCGACAGCCTGGAAAGCCAGGGTCTGGTGCAACGCCAGTCCGTAATGGAAGACCGCCGGGCGAAAAAAATCGTGTTATGCGCACCGGCCCTGCCGCTGATCGAACAGATCGAAACCATCGCCACGCAACTGCGCAAGGAATTGTTCGAGGGCATCGATGAGGCCGATATGAAGGTGTGCATGCGGGTTCACGGGCACATTCTGGCCAATCTGGAAAAGTCTTGAGGCACAACCGCGTGCCGTTTTTTTGAGAGATCGCGCTGGGCAGACTATAAGAACTACTGGGCAATATCGTGTTCGTACCGGATGTGCGAACGCATAGAAGTCGGTTTTGCTTATTCAAGGGATGCTCATGCTCGGAAGTCGGCACGTGGTACTGCGTTGCGCCAATTCGCTGCTGGTGGCCGGTGTACTCACCTGGTCCACCGCGTCATTGGCGCTGGGGCTCGGTGATATCACCGTGCATTCAGCCCTCAATCAGCCGCTCAAGGCTGACATCGCCCTGGTGGATGTCGGAGGGCTCAGCGAAAGCGAACTCAAAGTCAGCCTGGCCACGGCGGACGAGTTTGGCCGCGCCGGCGTCGAGCGCGTGTTCTTTCTCAATGACCTCAAATTCACCCCGATCCTGCGCGGTAATCGCAACATGATCCGGGTGACCTCGACCAAACCGGTCAACGAACCCTTCCTGAATTTCCTGGTGCGGCTCGATCAGCCCAATGGTCACCTGCTGCGCGAATTCACCGTATTGATCGACCCGCCGGGTTCGCCGGGGATTGTCCCTGCCTCCGACGAGCCGGATGCCCGAGCGCAATCGTCGGAGTTCCCGACGCCCGAGGCCCCCTCCGCAACTACGCCGACCAAACCTGCCGCGCCTGTACAACCACCGCCCCCGGTCGCCGACGCGCAGGCCGAGCAATTGGCGGCGAGCCTTGTGCAGAACCAGCAACTGCAAAAAACCATCGATGAGTTGAACGTGAAGCTTCAGGCGCAGGAAGTGCTGATCGCTGATGGCAAGAAACAGCTCGGTGATTTACAGGCCCGTCTGATTGAAGTGCAACAGACGCCGCCGACACCTGTCGCACCCGTGGCGCCTGTGCCGGCGCCGGTCACTGCCCCGGTCGAGTCTCAGGAAGATTCACTCAATTGGCCGCTGCTCGGTGGACTGCTGCTGGTACTGGGATTACTGGTGGCAGGGTTGTACGTGCGCCGACAACGTCAGCAGGCGCCAGGGGCCGAGGCGCAGACACCGTTCCTGCCGGTACGAAACGAACCTCCGGTCGACGACGCCGAACCGATGCAGCCGAGTACCGTTCACAGTGCTGTGGAACATCGCGAAGAACACGCCAACGGCGATGTGCTGGAGGCGGTCGGTATTTATCTGGCTTACGGAAGGTTGGGCGAGGCTGCCGGTATGTTGCGCGATGCGTTGCAGCGGGAGCCGGAGCGCATCGATCTTGGCGTGCAGTTGCTTGAAGTGCTGGGTCGACAGGGCGATACGCCGGCCTATGACGAGCAGGAAAACCGCCTGCGCCAGCTCGGGGTCGAGGATCAGCGGTTGCAGGACATTCGCGCCCGCTATCCGAAACTGGTCAGTGCCGCACCTTTGGTGGCGGCGGCCCCGGTGATTGCTGCGCTGCCGATCGAACCTTCCACGCCTGTGGAGCCGGTAGCCGAAGACAATTTCGAACTGAACCTGGATCAGCTCTCAATGGCTTCCAGTTGGGATCTTGAGGAAACCCGCCCCAGCACGGCTGCGCATGAACAGGTTCCATCAACGCTCGGCTCCGATCTGCAGGTATTGCCACAGGATTTCGAATTGGCCGAAACCCTTGCCGACGATGAGGAAACCGCCGAGCTGGAATGGATCGCCGAGCCGGAAGCGCAGCCACTGGACGAGGACTTTCTCAACGAGTTTGGCGATCCCGGTCCGTCGCTGTCGCTGGAACCGCTGGAGCTACAGGCTGCGGAAGCCGAACCCGAACCCTCGGACGCCGCCAACGCCGGCAAACTCGAACAGGCCCAGACCTGCATCGACGACGGTGATATCGACAGCGCCATTGCCTTGCTCAACGAACTGCTCAAGGAGGCTGATGAACCCCTCAGGCAAACGGCGCGCACGCTGTTGGCGGGGATTCGCTGAGCGCTATCAGAAGGTCTGGCCGAGGTTAAGGTACACCGCCTGTTCATCCGCATCGTTCAAGCCGTAGCTGAAATTCAACGGCCCCAGCGGCGTATCGAAGCCGATGAACACGCTGGCCGCGTTGATGTAGCCGCTGTCGAATTCATTGTCGTTGTTCCAC is a window from the Pseudomonas gozinkensis genome containing:
- a CDS encoding MarR family transcriptional regulator, which encodes MPLTDQHRFGMQLAQMSRGWRAELDRRLAGLGLSQARWLVLLHLARFEEAPTQRELAQSVGVEGPTLARLLDSLESQGLVQRQSVMEDRRAKKIVLCAPALPLIEQIETIATQLRKELFEGIDEADMKVCMRVHGHILANLEKS
- a CDS encoding beta-propeller fold lactonase family protein, which translates into the protein MSTQNPFFSFFSTFPGGTPLKNPDITQSKDIEMGADGPPGDPLEITDTHNGVIKVLTPPGSVFNTSGRYLHRVQNMLDGAHTFGLRANSSSTPFHQWVLTVGAAETLTIEMIKGLISGKEIPEGSSTSETLFAMSGKARANATCYLRIDGVRQQGLIAVDGSRNWTYNTGTQTPGLHSYAVEGNYDSGPVSAPPRTLRIGLSATIPVGKEPVGSVAHPNGSHVYVCNTKGSSVSVIDAGNQTVINTIRLAQDPSGITIHPNGLFLYVYGALASTVWVINTQSQTVTATIKVGVTPNGIAIHPNGTRVYVCSATYRSVTVIDTQNLTVIKTIDNLPGSLRIAINPNGSYLYVTQAGFRTVSVIDTRSQTVIKTVNAGQWPFEIAANPSGSHVFVTDKESGTVSVIETQSHTVIKAISVGQHPSKLAFHPDGSRAYVCLYLDNLVAVIDTQSQAVIKTDSVGQGPGAITVLPDGTLLYVSNAASSTVSVIPAK
- a CDS encoding YbaN family protein, which encodes MDNPIGNRPLMLRYILLAIGWLSVALGVIGIFLPVLPTTPFLLLAAACFARSSPRFYQWLVEHPRLGPWIRDYLDGNGIPLKGKVYAIGLMWASILFSCYLVPLPWARGFMLTSAVLVTVYILRQKTLRKS
- a CDS encoding YecA family protein is translated as MSFAEQLTRLQVFLDADELHEEALDYVAAHGYLTALSICADVVPDREWIDALFAEEPHYSSEAQREEIEATLIGLKAHIARQLASDEEFELPCELDLGDDPDDSELRGWCIGFMEGVFLREAAWFETAEEEVSEMLLPIMVGSGLFDEQPEFEDIARDANLMDDMIVQIPEALTALYLLCQAPDEKPAILKPRHH
- the recQ gene encoding DNA helicase RecQ, with translation MLEQAQRVLKDIFGYDSFRGRQGAIIERVASGGDALVLMPTGGGKSLCFQVPALLRDGLAVVVSPLIALMDDQVATLEELGVAAAALNSTLSAEQQRDLANRIKRGEVKMLYLAPERLVQPRMLSFLQGLNIALFAIDEAHCVSQWGHDFRPEYLQLGQLAEMFPDVPRIALTATADKRTREEIVTRLHLQNAERFLSSFDRPNIFYRIVPKEQPRKQLLAFLAERRSDAGIVYCLSRKKVEEVAAFLTEQGFPALPYHAGLPNDLRAYHQKRFLNEEGLIMVATVAFGMGIDKPNVRFVAHLDLPKSLEAYYQETGRGGRDGLPADAWMAYGLQDVVMLKQMLQNSEGDERHKRLEQHKLDAMLSLCEETRCRRQALLAYFDEDMPEPCGHCDNCTDGVQTWDATEPARQALSAIYRTGQRYGVGHLVDVLLGKDNEKVRSFGHQHLSVYGVGKALSESEWRSLFRQLVARGLADVDHEGYGGLRLSDTCRPLLKGEVSLELRRDLKPQVTAKSGSKSPASQLVRGEEREQWEALRALRRKLAEEHGVPPYVIFPDSTLLEMLRSQPTSLADMARVSGVGARKLERYGEAFLEVLGGEAEAPKVVADVRHELITLARAGMTPLQISGQLQCSEKNVYTMLAEAIGKQQLSLEQALDLPEDLMGEVQDAFLDGEGELPSVAEVAELFAGRVPEGVLYCVRAALQSEFEM
- a CDS encoding FimV/HubP family polar landmark protein; protein product: MLGSRHVVLRCANSLLVAGVLTWSTASLALGLGDITVHSALNQPLKADIALVDVGGLSESELKVSLATADEFGRAGVERVFFLNDLKFTPILRGNRNMIRVTSTKPVNEPFLNFLVRLDQPNGHLLREFTVLIDPPGSPGIVPASDEPDARAQSSEFPTPEAPSATTPTKPAAPVQPPPPVADAQAEQLAASLVQNQQLQKTIDELNVKLQAQEVLIADGKKQLGDLQARLIEVQQTPPTPVAPVAPVPAPVTAPVESQEDSLNWPLLGGLLLVLGLLVAGLYVRRQRQQAPGAEAQTPFLPVRNEPPVDDAEPMQPSTVHSAVEHREEHANGDVLEAVGIYLAYGRLGEAAGMLRDALQREPERIDLGVQLLEVLGRQGDTPAYDEQENRLRQLGVEDQRLQDIRARYPKLVSAAPLVAAAPVIAALPIEPSTPVEPVAEDNFELNLDQLSMASSWDLEETRPSTAAHEQVPSTLGSDLQVLPQDFELAETLADDEETAELEWIAEPEAQPLDEDFLNEFGDPGPSLSLEPLELQAAEAEPEPSDAANAGKLEQAQTCIDDGDIDSAIALLNELLKEADEPLRQTARTLLAGIR
- a CDS encoding DUF6124 family protein yields the protein MIKPTPNPPETDPTSPYETLDSKKFHEAAERALDHYLNPLLPRKPLLKPGTRYLIAPGIDSEELLADACETLTSAKTMANDFAGLVDGSHRHVLLGIAQLIMLGELAVNRVLDNLEVKAEAPAVA
- a CDS encoding beta-propeller fold lactonase family protein translates to MSVKSTGPTNAPNALPEPFAPKIPKATGAGDHLNFNDMYSDNELIVQVPHYTGMARGHTVRITFDNPRHTYHSAVVTVGTPGVINVPVPRVEVVDAIGHTVSVYYTVRETPGTALIYSRTQLLHIAPYPFDLRAPTLASDKKTLSVSYVGMITGYTVRIRAVGKTVWESDERKVQTGTIPTFTLSGDWLAANKGVLTLINYSVYKSGSGERLMFSKVLREMFGEAEPDIPTITSLVGLPSNVEIPDGGTTSERLFAMSGKARANATCYLRIDGVRQQGLIAVDGSRNWTYNTGTQTPGLHSYAVEGNYDSGPVSAPPRTLRIGLSATIPVGDSPSNVLATPDGSRVYVCNYKGSSVSVIDTASQTVIKTISVEQEPSGIAVHPNGLVVYVCSYSTAAVSVIDTRSLTVITTVKIGGYLTGIVVHPSGSRIYACQYYSGAVAVIDTQNMRVIKTIENLPASYRVAIHPDGSHVYVTRLGYSSVSVIDTRSETVIKTISAGQKPRSIAVRPGGTVAYVTDYDGGTVLMIDTRSLTVITVFGVGRNPESVAFHPDGSRAYVSLHTDNLVAVIDTQSHAVINTVSAGQSPGGITVLPDGTLLYVTNAPSSTVSVIAAK